One window of the Candidatus Phycorickettsia trachydisci genome contains the following:
- a CDS encoding ATP-binding protein, producing the protein MFKKLLPQSLVSRFMLIIILPTILFQCLILYIFYQRHWNNVVQRTSYLIANNISVVIDVAEQGKMGLARQIATRYNIVFEKTYTDYTNVNNRIKKQEFEILFEELSKRFPFIRIVQKAHTSEIFIRQGFLFYHFSILNKPLVSFTTDVFKWWWLLSNCFVVIISILFARNQIKSILALAKAADLFGKGLNFKEDFKPQGAKEIRDAGFAFIKMRKRIEDQMNKHTKMLAMISHDLKTPLTRLKLQMELMPEDDKMKMIKSDLDAMTGMIEHYLSFAKGTIIDQLHDVNLVIFVKEYLKHIATTKLKVDFGKVGEGLVVRLNTQSFCRVLDNILSNSAKYAKKALISIYRKKEMIFLDIEDNGPGVQIRERELILQPFYRSDQARNLNTQSNVGLGLAIAYEIIKEHNGIIEILKSRHLKGLLVRVTLPCVEVMSIKK; encoded by the coding sequence ATGTTTAAGAAGCTTTTGCCGCAATCTTTAGTTTCCAGGTTCATGTTAATCATCATATTGCCTACAATACTTTTTCAGTGCTTAATTCTTTACATTTTTTATCAAAGACATTGGAATAATGTGGTTCAACGCACAAGCTATCTTATTGCAAATAACATTTCTGTTGTAATTGATGTGGCAGAGCAAGGAAAAATGGGTTTAGCAAGGCAAATTGCTACAAGGTATAATATCGTATTTGAAAAAACTTATACAGATTATACCAACGTAAACAATAGAATTAAAAAGCAAGAATTCGAGATTCTGTTTGAAGAGTTAAGTAAAAGATTTCCATTTATTCGTATAGTTCAAAAAGCTCATACATCGGAAATTTTTATTCGGCAAGGCTTTTTATTTTATCACTTTAGTATTTTAAATAAGCCTTTAGTCAGCTTTACCACTGATGTGTTTAAATGGTGGTGGCTGCTTTCTAATTGTTTCGTAGTTATTATTTCGATTTTATTTGCCAGGAATCAAATTAAGTCGATATTGGCCCTTGCTAAGGCTGCAGATTTGTTTGGTAAGGGACTTAATTTTAAAGAAGATTTTAAGCCTCAAGGAGCAAAAGAAATAAGAGATGCGGGATTTGCTTTTATCAAAATGAGAAAAAGGATAGAAGATCAAATGAATAAACATACAAAAATGTTAGCTATGATTTCCCATGACCTGAAGACTCCTTTAACCAGACTTAAATTGCAGATGGAGCTGATGCCAGAGGATGATAAAATGAAAATGATAAAAAGTGACCTAGATGCTATGACTGGAATGATCGAGCATTACTTAAGTTTTGCTAAAGGTACCATCATTGATCAATTGCATGACGTAAATTTGGTGATTTTTGTTAAGGAATATTTGAAGCATATTGCAACTACCAAGTTGAAAGTCGATTTTGGAAAAGTTGGAGAAGGTTTGGTGGTGCGTCTTAATACCCAGAGTTTTTGCAGGGTGCTCGATAATATCTTATCAAATAGTGCAAAGTATGCCAAAAAAGCTCTAATTTCAATATATCGCAAAAAGGAAATGATTTTTCTTGATATTGAGGATAATGGTCCGGGTGTACAAATCAGAGAAAGGGAGCTTATTTTGCAGCCATTTTATAGATCAGATCAGGCAAGAAATCTAAATACTCAAAGCAATGTAGGGTTAGGTCTTGCAATTGCGTATGAAATTATTAAAGAACATAACGGGATTATCGAGATACTAAAATCTAGACACCTAAAAGGCTTGCTTGTGAGGGTTACTTTGCCTTGTGTTGAGGTAATGAGTATAAAGAAGTAA
- a CDS encoding BolA/IbaG family iron-sulfur metabolism protein has protein sequence MKVNDQTIIDAIRKNLPDAQVTLKALDCSKLGYYIEVKSSIFKDKSLIEQHRSVKSALSNLLDSEVLHAVTLKTTTA, from the coding sequence ATGAAAGTTAATGATCAAACTATAATAGATGCAATTCGAAAAAACCTTCCAGATGCGCAGGTGACCCTTAAGGCATTAGATTGCAGTAAGTTAGGTTATTATATTGAAGTCAAGTCAAGTATTTTCAAAGATAAATCACTAATCGAGCAACATAGAAGCGTCAAAAGTGCCTTATCAAACCTTCTTGATTCAGAAGTTTTGCATGCAGTAACTTTGAAAACTACCACTGCTTAA
- a CDS encoding glycosyltransferase family 4 protein codes for MATILQVLPSMVSGGVERGVIDIAKFLAKQGHRSLVLSSGGPMTTQLEEAGIQHITLNVASKNPLVIWKNIEAISNIIRDLEVNIVHARSRAPAWSCYYACRRAKVKFVTTVHGVYNTNFFKNFYNSIMTKGDEVIAVSNWVKDYLTGNYDICEDKITVIHRGTDIDYFNPQNIDQNKLKAMKIAYGVPEGACVLLLPGRLTEWKGHKILLDALSKLKKESFYCLIVGDKNKRPDYVAELQKNIELLKLSVKIFDTEQDMAHLYALSDIVISPSTRPEAFGRVITEAQSMSKLVIASNIGGAAETIQNEVNGFHFSCGNAGDLSDKISYALNILGTTKHAEIITEARNCVLSNYSLQKMQEKTLEIYQRLL; via the coding sequence ATGGCAACCATACTCCAAGTATTGCCTTCCATGGTTTCGGGAGGTGTTGAGAGAGGAGTTATTGATATCGCTAAGTTTTTGGCAAAACAAGGTCATAGATCTTTAGTTCTTTCTTCTGGAGGACCTATGACAACTCAATTGGAAGAAGCGGGCATCCAGCATATTACCTTAAATGTTGCTAGTAAAAATCCTTTAGTAATATGGAAGAACATAGAAGCTATTAGTAATATAATTAGGGACCTTGAAGTTAATATAGTTCATGCTCGCTCAAGAGCGCCAGCATGGAGCTGTTACTATGCTTGCCGTAGAGCTAAAGTGAAGTTTGTTACAACAGTTCATGGGGTTTATAATACTAATTTTTTCAAGAATTTTTATAACAGCATCATGACTAAAGGGGATGAGGTAATTGCCGTATCAAATTGGGTCAAAGATTATCTCACTGGTAACTATGATATATGCGAAGATAAAATTACAGTTATCCACAGAGGAACAGATATAGATTATTTTAATCCTCAAAATATTGATCAAAATAAGCTTAAGGCTATGAAAATAGCCTATGGAGTACCTGAGGGAGCGTGCGTACTACTTTTGCCTGGTCGCTTAACTGAGTGGAAAGGTCATAAAATACTACTGGATGCTTTATCTAAATTAAAAAAAGAATCTTTTTATTGTTTAATAGTTGGAGATAAAAATAAACGTCCTGATTATGTGGCGGAGCTTCAAAAGAATATAGAACTTTTAAAACTTTCCGTGAAAATTTTTGATACAGAGCAAGATATGGCTCATTTATATGCGTTGAGCGATATAGTTATATCCCCTTCAACTCGTCCCGAAGCTTTTGGTCGGGTAATTACTGAGGCTCAAAGTATGAGCAAATTAGTTATTGCATCAAATATTGGTGGGGCGGCAGAAACCATTCAAAATGAAGTTAATGGATTTCATTTTTCTTGCGGAAATGCAGGTGACTTATCTGATAAAATTAGTTATGCTCTTAACATATTAGGTACAACTAAACATGCTGAAATAATTACTGAAGCAAGGAACTGTGTGTTAAGCAACTACTCTTTGCAAAAAATGCAAGAAAAAACTCTAGAAATATATCAAAGACTGTTATGA
- a CDS encoding glycosyltransferase family 2 protein — protein sequence MNNPISAFIIVKNGEKLIGHTINSIKNIVDEIIVIDSGSTDNTVQVAKDLGANVVFKEWPGYTQQKIFGESLCKHQWILNLDADEALSPELQDEINYIFQSASQDKYKGYKMHVTILLPNDQKPRLGAPAHLFTRLYNRNYISFANTSDPNTTHDSALLLPGLKEKDNLLTLVSPVYHRSFTSISGLLTKINFYTDEAAKTLAKQGRRVSKLRMYTEFFLCFFKYFFIRRYWVFGTYGVIYSYMFAFSRFIRLAKVYELQNSK from the coding sequence ATGAATAACCCTATTTCGGCTTTTATCATAGTTAAGAATGGAGAAAAACTTATTGGACATACAATAAACAGTATCAAGAATATTGTGGATGAAATTATTGTTATTGATAGTGGTAGCACTGATAATACGGTTCAAGTTGCAAAAGATTTAGGCGCAAATGTAGTTTTTAAAGAGTGGCCAGGGTATACCCAGCAGAAAATATTTGGAGAGAGCTTATGCAAGCATCAATGGATACTGAATTTAGACGCAGATGAAGCTCTTTCTCCCGAGTTGCAAGATGAAATTAACTATATTTTTCAGTCAGCAAGTCAGGATAAGTATAAAGGTTATAAGATGCATGTCACTATTTTGCTGCCAAATGACCAAAAGCCAAGGTTAGGAGCTCCTGCCCACTTATTTACGAGGCTATACAACCGCAATTATATTAGCTTTGCAAATACCTCAGACCCAAACACGACTCATGATTCAGCTTTACTTTTGCCGGGATTAAAAGAAAAAGATAATCTTCTTACACTTGTTTCGCCGGTTTATCACAGATCATTTACAAGCATTAGCGGTTTGCTAACAAAGATCAATTTTTATACAGATGAAGCTGCAAAGACTTTGGCTAAGCAAGGTCGCAGAGTATCTAAATTAAGGATGTATACAGAGTTTTTTCTATGTTTTTTTAAATATTTTTTTATAAGGAGATACTGGGTTTTTGGAACATATGGCGTCATTTATTCTTACATGTTCGCTTTTAGCAGGTTTATAAGACTTGCAAAAGTTTATGAATTACAAAATTCAAAGTAA
- the dnaE gene encoding DNA polymerase III subunit alpha: MQNYVHLKVQSSYSLLESAIKINKIIDLALKFNMPAVGLTDRNNLFGALEFSMAAMKKGLQPIQGIILDLAYHKSEFAEVIILAKNQKGLSNLLKLASYPYIKNDRKKKLHITLDDLKECREGIIAISSYKKGLVTKHLGSNFDFAKQFAGELKDIFGDNFYFEVTRDGWDKTCEVSYFGLAEKLEIPVVATNDVLFADSTLHNVHDILLCIEQGTKQYDHLRITSNREHYFKSPQQMFELFEDAPSTIDNAWLIAQRCSSCFMPRDMHLPNFATNEDEALKEQAYKGLERRLKLLDKLSGPREQYFKQLDYELSVICQMKFAGYFLIVSDFISWSKSQGIAVGPGRGSGAGSIVAWSLQITDLDPLRFGLIFERFLNPERVSMPDFDIDFCQARRDEVIDYVIHKYSKERVAHIITFGSMQAKGVIKDVARVVDVPYKYADYLTELVPFNAVNPVTLSQAIKEVGELKRLYQGEGFYNPEALGLPQDPEEREDFNKLIQEVLNTALELEGVHRHVSTHAAGMVISGHDIIEAVPLYMDKASKLYIVQYSMKYAEAAGLIKFDFLGLQTLTLISNCLKLLKEKGVEIDIGNIALDHPKVYEMLSRGHTVGVFQFESVGMRDSIKRLKPDCIDDLMALSALYRPGPMDNIPTYIACKHGEQEPYYPHEKLKTVLKDTYGVIIYQEQVLEVAKVLAGYSLGRADLLRRAMGKKIRAEMDAQQEMFAQGCLANGISKEKATEIFALVEKFAGYGFNKAHAAAYGVISYQTAYLKALYPTYFFTAALNLDIQDHDKILIFVDEAKKNGIKITPLDVNVSTGYFVMDGEDTILFAFGAIKGVTPSFGDEVFREREKGGNFTSVVNFVERMNLTNKKSLESLIKAGCFDSLHDNRKQLVESIERLMAHSASHHQNKSTNQLNLFGGPIATEILTKISKDYNFLERSVQEFSVLGSFMRFHPVKFYAQHIICANLVNSKELQFVKNGQSRIKIAAAVQKKDTRSSARGRFINLVLSDLHGLIEVSIFNEEVIKEYGEALQVAYSGVFECEVQKSEHSIRATLVSVEKMDDLMKGNFYNLTLRLKNDQLQECLSFLEAKKSKSKHNAKIEVIINYNTNFLATLVLPQIFYLESADKMHLDKYAK; the protein is encoded by the coding sequence ATGCAGAATTATGTACATCTAAAAGTCCAAAGTTCCTACTCGCTTTTAGAAAGTGCCATCAAGATCAATAAAATAATAGATTTAGCGCTAAAATTTAATATGCCTGCAGTAGGTCTTACAGATCGTAATAACCTATTTGGCGCCCTTGAGTTCAGTATGGCTGCTATGAAAAAAGGTTTGCAGCCAATTCAAGGCATAATATTAGATCTTGCATATCATAAATCTGAATTTGCGGAAGTAATAATACTTGCTAAGAATCAAAAGGGGCTTTCTAATTTATTAAAACTTGCAAGCTACCCATACATCAAAAACGATAGAAAAAAAAAGCTTCATATTACGCTGGATGACCTTAAAGAATGCAGGGAAGGTATTATTGCTATTTCCTCATACAAAAAAGGTCTTGTTACCAAACATTTAGGGAGTAATTTTGACTTTGCTAAACAATTTGCAGGCGAGCTAAAGGATATTTTTGGCGATAATTTCTACTTTGAAGTTACGCGTGATGGCTGGGATAAGACTTGTGAGGTATCGTATTTTGGTTTAGCCGAAAAATTAGAAATACCAGTTGTGGCGACTAATGACGTACTTTTTGCAGATAGTACTTTGCATAATGTGCACGACATATTGCTTTGCATTGAGCAAGGAACTAAGCAGTATGACCATCTCAGAATTACCTCCAACAGAGAGCATTATTTTAAATCACCTCAGCAGATGTTTGAGTTATTTGAAGATGCACCCAGTACAATCGATAATGCTTGGCTTATTGCTCAGCGCTGTAGTAGCTGTTTTATGCCCCGCGACATGCATCTTCCAAATTTTGCAACAAACGAAGATGAAGCCCTTAAAGAGCAAGCATACAAGGGATTAGAAAGACGTCTTAAGTTATTGGATAAGCTAAGCGGGCCACGTGAGCAGTATTTTAAGCAGCTAGATTATGAGCTTAGCGTCATATGCCAAATGAAGTTTGCTGGATACTTCTTAATTGTATCTGACTTTATCAGCTGGAGTAAGTCTCAAGGAATTGCAGTAGGGCCAGGACGTGGTTCTGGAGCAGGATCTATTGTTGCATGGAGCTTGCAAATTACAGATCTTGATCCACTTAGATTTGGACTAATCTTTGAGCGCTTCTTAAATCCAGAAAGGGTTTCAATGCCTGATTTTGATATCGATTTCTGTCAGGCACGAAGAGATGAGGTGATAGATTACGTTATACATAAATATAGTAAAGAGCGCGTAGCGCATATTATCACTTTTGGCAGCATGCAGGCTAAAGGTGTTATTAAAGATGTTGCAAGGGTGGTGGATGTGCCTTATAAGTATGCTGACTATTTAACAGAGCTTGTACCTTTTAATGCCGTAAATCCCGTTACGCTTTCTCAAGCGATAAAAGAAGTAGGTGAGTTAAAACGTCTTTACCAAGGAGAAGGATTTTACAACCCTGAAGCTTTAGGATTGCCCCAAGATCCTGAAGAAAGAGAAGATTTTAATAAGTTGATACAAGAAGTGCTAAACACAGCTCTTGAACTTGAGGGTGTTCATAGGCACGTCTCAACTCATGCAGCAGGTATGGTGATATCGGGTCATGACATCATAGAAGCTGTGCCTCTATATATGGATAAGGCATCTAAGTTATATATAGTGCAGTATTCGATGAAATATGCAGAAGCTGCAGGCCTTATTAAATTCGACTTCTTAGGTCTTCAAACTCTCACATTAATTTCAAACTGCCTAAAATTGCTCAAAGAAAAAGGTGTTGAAATTGATATTGGAAATATTGCGCTAGATCATCCAAAAGTCTATGAGATGCTTTCACGGGGCCATACTGTTGGAGTATTTCAGTTTGAAAGTGTGGGTATGAGAGATTCTATAAAAAGACTCAAGCCTGACTGTATTGATGATTTAATGGCTCTTAGTGCCCTTTATCGTCCTGGTCCAATGGATAATATTCCAACCTACATAGCATGTAAGCACGGTGAGCAAGAGCCATATTATCCTCATGAGAAGCTAAAAACTGTTCTGAAGGATACTTATGGTGTAATAATTTATCAAGAGCAAGTGCTTGAAGTCGCAAAAGTCTTGGCGGGATATTCTTTAGGCAGGGCTGATTTGCTCAGGAGGGCAATGGGTAAAAAGATACGTGCTGAGATGGATGCTCAACAAGAGATGTTTGCTCAAGGGTGCTTAGCTAACGGAATTTCTAAAGAAAAGGCAACGGAGATTTTTGCATTAGTTGAAAAATTTGCTGGTTATGGATTTAACAAAGCACATGCTGCTGCTTATGGGGTAATATCATATCAAACAGCCTATCTTAAGGCCCTTTATCCTACATACTTCTTTACAGCTGCTTTGAATCTGGATATCCAAGATCACGATAAAATCTTGATATTCGTAGATGAAGCTAAGAAAAATGGAATCAAAATTACACCTCTTGATGTAAATGTATCCACCGGATATTTTGTGATGGATGGGGAAGATACAATTTTATTTGCTTTTGGTGCAATTAAGGGAGTAACTCCTTCATTCGGGGATGAGGTGTTTCGTGAAAGAGAGAAGGGGGGTAATTTTACTAGTGTAGTGAATTTTGTTGAAAGGATGAATTTAACAAACAAAAAATCCTTAGAAAGTCTAATTAAAGCTGGATGTTTTGATAGCCTTCATGATAACCGCAAGCAGCTCGTTGAGAGTATTGAGAGGCTTATGGCTCATAGCGCTTCTCATCATCAAAATAAATCAACAAATCAGTTAAATCTTTTTGGTGGACCAATTGCGACAGAGATTTTGACCAAAATATCTAAAGATTATAACTTTCTAGAAAGATCTGTCCAGGAATTTTCGGTTCTAGGAAGCTTTATGCGGTTCCACCCCGTAAAGTTTTATGCTCAGCATATTATCTGTGCTAACCTTGTTAACTCAAAAGAGCTTCAATTTGTGAAAAATGGTCAGAGCAGGATCAAGATTGCCGCAGCCGTTCAGAAAAAAGATACACGTAGCTCTGCAAGGGGTCGTTTTATCAACTTAGTTTTATCAGATCTGCATGGTTTGATAGAGGTTTCCATATTTAATGAAGAAGTGATTAAAGAATATGGTGAAGCTTTACAAGTGGCATATAGCGGGGTATTTGAGTGTGAGGTTCAAAAGAGTGAGCATTCTATTCGTGCAACCTTAGTATCAGTAGAAAAAATGGATGATTTAATGAAAGGTAATTTTTATAACCTAACACTTCGGCTTAAGAATGACCAACTCCAAGAATGCTTATCTTTTCTTGAAGCTAAGAAATCTAAAAGTAAGCATAATGCTAAGATTGAGGTAATTATAAATTACAATACGAACTTTTTGGCAACACTAGTGCTGCCACAAATATTTTATTTAGAATCTGCAGATAAGATGCACCTGGATAAATATGCTAAATAA
- a CDS encoding ankyrin repeat domain-containing protein — MISSIDQFLNYEEKLNQYAEEEFNQQLDDTFVYVESKSKLHQLFRELQSKKQEHTESIEKEILELKAAGKDIDSNTSISLLHFVIAELLDNKLLKYLTLNNHEELGHVLAQAICYDNIEVVKWLLDNGVSPNAKDEDGYTMIQLAFWKGNSLEIVELLIDKGADINAPNVDGYTPLDGAALTHNIPIIELMIEYGAAITQHSISHVIYSNVQNETIKSQALLLMLGSSQGIKVDLSSDLIYQFFMNNHNIKSLFAIDGYESQKVIAKENIFKSLQDYAQDWDDQKALDMAQFVSTQEIETLDTDQNSNAKLTGDFDYDPATTA; from the coding sequence ATGATAAGCTCTATAGATCAATTCCTGAATTATGAAGAAAAATTGAATCAGTATGCAGAGGAAGAATTTAATCAGCAATTAGATGATACATTTGTTTATGTTGAATCAAAGTCAAAATTGCATCAACTATTTCGTGAACTTCAGTCCAAGAAACAAGAACATACAGAATCTATTGAAAAAGAAATATTAGAACTCAAAGCAGCTGGCAAAGATATCGACTCCAATACATCCATCAGCTTATTACATTTTGTGATAGCAGAATTATTAGATAATAAGTTACTAAAGTATTTGACACTTAACAACCATGAAGAACTTGGTCATGTTTTAGCTCAAGCTATTTGTTATGATAATATAGAAGTAGTCAAATGGCTTTTAGATAACGGTGTATCCCCTAATGCTAAAGATGAAGATGGCTATACCATGATACAATTAGCATTTTGGAAAGGTAATTCGTTGGAAATTGTAGAGTTACTTATTGATAAAGGCGCCGATATTAATGCCCCGAATGTGGATGGTTACACTCCTTTGGACGGTGCTGCTTTAACGCATAACATACCAATTATTGAATTAATGATCGAATATGGAGCTGCAATAACGCAACACTCAATAAGTCATGTTATATATAGTAATGTTCAAAATGAAACTATAAAAAGCCAGGCTTTATTGTTGATGCTAGGTAGTTCTCAAGGGATTAAGGTAGATTTATCATCTGATCTAATATATCAATTCTTCATGAACAATCATAATATCAAATCTTTATTTGCTATTGATGGTTATGAATCTCAAAAGGTTATTGCGAAGGAGAATATCTTCAAAAGCCTGCAAGATTATGCACAAGATTGGGATGATCAAAAAGCATTGGATATGGCTCAATTTGTATCAACTCAAGAGATTGAAACATTAGATACAGATCAAAATTCTAATGCTAAGTTGACAGGGGATTTTGACTACGACCCAGCAACCACTGCTTAA
- a CDS encoding ankyrin repeat domain-containing protein: MISAINRLLSYVRELIGFNPKVAPQKTINKLFAYSRELSIYRKAAEDDHKLIQNFQIKREQLIDELLSRKEEHSKAIKTEIFWLKLGKKDINPYDRKLGITLLHFVMEGFLDIGLLRYFSLRDLKKTGDLFASAIYHNNLEAINWLLNNRVSPDARDEDRDPMLHLAIMCDESHQIAKLLIAKGANINARDLDGKTPLLIALPRCKTEIIEFMLEKGANVHAKDKLNSSGIDKVFIHCERNGKEIIIPENIRLKTLSLLIEHGAKISKQSIQTIMYFNFQGETTKNQALLLMLGSAKGIEMDLTSYFVYQFFADKNNIKALFDTEGYELQKPIAKDNIFKNLVDYARFHIDQKLLSIAQSIFRDEDETSDKDTFINNEVDLSGDYDGDLEDIV, from the coding sequence ATGATAAGCGCTATAAATAGATTATTGAGCTATGTACGAGAACTTATTGGATTTAATCCTAAGGTTGCGCCACAAAAAACTATAAATAAATTATTTGCTTATTCAAGGGAACTGAGTATATATCGTAAGGCTGCAGAAGATGATCATAAATTAATCCAAAATTTTCAGATAAAACGCGAACAGCTTATTGATGAACTGCTTTCTAGAAAAGAAGAACACTCTAAAGCAATTAAAACGGAAATATTCTGGCTTAAACTTGGTAAAAAGGATATAAACCCATATGATCGAAAACTTGGCATCACTCTATTACATTTCGTGATGGAAGGATTTTTAGATATAGGGTTATTGCGTTATTTCTCGCTTCGAGACCTTAAAAAAACGGGTGATCTTTTTGCTAGTGCCATTTACCATAATAATTTAGAAGCTATTAACTGGCTTTTAAATAATAGGGTTTCGCCTGATGCCAGAGATGAAGATAGAGATCCTATGTTGCATTTAGCTATTATGTGTGATGAATCGCATCAAATAGCTAAATTACTCATTGCAAAAGGGGCAAATATCAATGCAAGAGACTTAGATGGTAAGACTCCTTTACTTATAGCTTTACCAAGATGTAAAACGGAGATTATAGAATTTATGCTAGAAAAAGGAGCTAATGTTCACGCGAAAGACAAACTTAATAGCTCTGGTATAGATAAAGTATTTATCCATTGCGAAAGAAATGGTAAAGAAATCATAATCCCTGAGAACATAAGACTAAAAACATTAAGTCTATTAATAGAACATGGAGCAAAAATCTCAAAACAATCGATACAGACAATTATGTACTTTAATTTTCAGGGTGAAACGACTAAAAATCAGGCGTTATTGTTGATGCTTGGAAGTGCGAAAGGTATTGAAATGGATCTTACGTCTTATTTTGTTTATCAATTCTTTGCAGATAAGAATAATATTAAGGCTTTATTTGATACTGAAGGTTATGAATTACAAAAGCCTATAGCTAAAGACAATATTTTTAAAAACCTTGTAGATTATGCTCGATTTCATATTGATCAAAAACTATTGAGTATTGCTCAGAGTATCTTTCGAGATGAGGATGAAACATCAGATAAAGATACCTTTATAAATAATGAAGTTGATTTATCAGGTGATTATGATGGAGATTTAGAAGATATTGTATAA
- the fabF gene encoding beta-ketoacyl-ACP synthase II codes for MRRVVVTGIGILSPLGLDAKETWQNILASKSGIKPIKYFDTERFNVKIAGSIPENFDPTLYIEPKEVRRMDLFIQYGLAATHQAIQDSGLMEHTTDQLLERTGVMIGSGIGGLRMIEQTAVDFHMNNAKVSPFFIPASLINLTSGHVSIKYGFSGPNHSVVTACATGLHAIGDAARLIKYGDADVMIAGSSEAAITPIGVAGFAAAKALSTSFNDTPEKASRPWDMSRDGFVIAEGAGIVVLEELEHAKKRGAKIYGEVLGYGLSGDAYHITAPAPEHRGAQKAISRAMKDAGLNFNEVDYINAHGTSTKLGDTAELNLVQKMFHSVNPKVKMSSTKSAIGHLLGASGSVEFIFTILAMRDNIAPPTINLEEPEPEVIMDLVPLKAKEADIKVAMTNSFGFGGTNASIVVKKL; via the coding sequence ATGAGAAGAGTTGTAGTAACGGGCATCGGAATACTTTCTCCTCTAGGTCTTGATGCAAAAGAGACCTGGCAAAATATTTTAGCATCAAAAAGTGGCATCAAGCCTATCAAATATTTTGATACAGAAAGATTCAACGTGAAAATTGCTGGGTCTATCCCTGAAAACTTCGACCCAACACTTTATATTGAACCCAAAGAAGTCCGCAGAATGGATCTTTTTATTCAATATGGCCTTGCTGCAACTCATCAAGCAATCCAGGATTCTGGGTTAATGGAACATACCACTGATCAGTTATTAGAACGCACAGGCGTCATGATCGGATCAGGTATTGGAGGTCTGCGTATGATTGAGCAAACTGCTGTAGACTTTCATATGAACAATGCAAAAGTTAGCCCATTTTTCATCCCCGCCTCTCTTATTAACCTCACATCTGGTCATGTATCAATTAAATATGGCTTTTCTGGCCCTAATCATTCTGTAGTAACAGCATGTGCAACAGGCTTACATGCAATTGGAGATGCTGCTCGTTTGATCAAATATGGGGATGCTGATGTAATGATTGCAGGCTCAAGCGAAGCTGCTATTACGCCAATAGGTGTAGCTGGTTTTGCTGCCGCTAAAGCTCTTTCTACAAGCTTTAATGATACTCCCGAAAAAGCATCTCGTCCTTGGGATATGAGCAGAGATGGTTTTGTCATAGCCGAAGGCGCTGGTATTGTTGTATTAGAAGAGTTAGAGCATGCTAAAAAGCGTGGAGCCAAAATTTATGGTGAAGTTTTAGGATATGGTTTATCAGGCGATGCATACCATATTACAGCACCCGCTCCTGAGCATAGAGGTGCACAAAAAGCTATTTCTAGAGCTATGAAAGATGCTGGTCTGAATTTTAATGAAGTAGACTACATTAACGCTCATGGCACCTCAACAAAACTAGGAGATACTGCTGAGTTAAATCTGGTACAAAAAATGTTCCACTCTGTTAATCCTAAAGTGAAAATGTCTTCTACTAAATCAGCTATTGGCCACTTATTAGGTGCATCAGGAAGTGTAGAGTTTATTTTTACTATACTTGCTATGCGAGATAACATTGCCCCCCCTACGATCAACCTAGAAGAACCTGAACCCGAAGTTATAATGGATCTAGTACCTTTAAAAGCAAAAGAAGCTGATATCAAAGTTGCAATGACAAATTCCTTCGGATTTGGGGGGACTAACGCAAGTATTGTGGTTAAGAAGTTATAA
- a CDS encoding acyl carrier protein, translated as MSEKIDWASASPEQVSEKVRAIISKNFSQNKQQAEYLAKNNDEQAKFAEMGLDSLDIAEFSMALEDTFGLPEIEEKDLKEMATIQDVVKYIITKKQPSAAPAA; from the coding sequence ATGAGCGAAAAAATAGATTGGGCTTCAGCTTCTCCAGAGCAAGTTAGTGAAAAAGTGAGAGCTATAATCTCTAAAAATTTTAGTCAAAACAAACAACAAGCAGAATATCTTGCTAAAAATAATGATGAGCAAGCAAAATTTGCTGAAATGGGTCTTGATAGCTTAGATATCGCCGAATTTAGCATGGCTTTAGAAGACACTTTTGGTTTGCCAGAAATTGAAGAAAAAGATCTAAAAGAAATGGCAACAATCCAAGATGTTGTAAAGTACATAATTACAAAAAAACAACCTAGCGCAGCACCTGCTGCTTAA